The Pleurodeles waltl isolate 20211129_DDA chromosome 7, aPleWal1.hap1.20221129, whole genome shotgun sequence genome includes a region encoding these proteins:
- the LOC138246951 gene encoding uncharacterized protein: protein MEPPPPAEAARVIPPPEVGKEPSLPAGAARVTCPPAVGKEPSTPAEAARVTPPPEVGKEPPPPAEAARVTPPPAVGWEPSPTAEAARVTPPPAEGREPSPSAEAARVTPPPAGGKEPSSPEEGK, encoded by the coding sequence atggagcctccacctcctgcagaggcagccagggttataCCTCCACCagaagtgggcaaggagccctcacttccagcaggggCAGCCAGGGTTACatgtccaccagcagtgggcaaggagccctcaactccagcagaggcagccagggttacacctccaccagaagtgggcaaggagcccccacctccagcagaggcagccagggttacacctcctcCAGCAGTGGGCTGGGagccctcacctacagcagaggcagccagggtgacacctccaccagcagagggtagGGAACcgtcaccttcagcagaggcagccagggttacacctccaccagcaggtggcaaggagccctcatctccagaAGAGGGCAAGTAG